GATTTTTCCCATTCCAGGTTGCCCGCCACGAACTTACTGATGACCGCGTCCGGGTCCGCGTCCACCGGGTTTTCGGCATCCCCATCGGTGACCTTGCTGACCTCCAGGTCCAGGATGGCCGATTGGATCCAGTCCTGGCCTTTGAATGGGGCGAGGGACAATTCGAAGGTACCCTCCCCCGTTTCCTTCCAATGGGATCCCTTGGGCAGGTTCAGCCGGAAGGCCCAAGCCTTGTTCACGACGCTCTTGGGCGGCTTGGGTTTGGCGGCTTGGGCCGCCGGGGGAAGGGTGATGGCCAGCAGGAGCCCGGGGATGAGGAGGTTTTTCATGGCCTCTACTTCTTCTTGGGACCCATGAAGTACCAGAGGATGACGCCCAGCAACGGCAAAAGGACGATGAGCACGATCCAAAGGGCCTTTTTCATGTCATCGGCCCTGCTCTGGATGATCTGGACAATGCCGTAGATGTCCGCGATGAGGACCAACAGCCCGAATAAGGACGTCATGGAAGCCTCCTGAGGTTTGATGCAGCGGGCCCATCTTAGGGTCTGTCACCCTCCCCGAAAAGGGAATTGACGATCACTTTTTACCTCGGGAAATCAACCGCCGACGGGGAATGGATCGATCCATTTGGATTCCAGATATTTCAAAAAGATATCCAGGTGGTCCCAATCCTCCGGTTTCCGGATGAAATCATTGGCGAGCGAAAAACAGGACCGGTGAAGGTCCATGTCCGAAATGGAACCGGACAAGAGGACTACGGGTATGGTCTGGAGCTGCAGGTTCTCCTTGACCTGGTTCAATACCTGCCAGCCGTCCACCCGGGGAAGGTCCAGGTCCAGAAGGATGAGATCGGGACGAGGGGCGTTCTCATAGAAACTTTCCCGGTGGAGGTAGGAGATGGCTTCCGCCCCGTCCTGGCAAAGTCCGATCCGCACGGAGCGGCGACAATGTTCGAGCATTTGGCGGATCAGGAACGCGTCGCCCGGGTTGTCCTCCACCAAAAGGATGTTCAATGGATCAGTGGAAGGCTTGAGAGCTGTTTTCATGGGTCCTCCTTCATTTGGGTTCGAGTTGGATGGTCCTATTTCCGGGCACCTGTTTCATGGAGGGTGACCAAACAGGAAAGGGACTTGAAATAGGGTTTTTTGCCCAGTTGGGCGTCCCCGATGTCGAAATCCAGGACACGGATCTCACCTTCGAAGCCCGGATAGGAAAAGATCCGCAGGGCCCCCCGGTCCTTGGGTTTTCCAGGGCCTGGTTGGAGAGGACGCGGGGCAAAGTTATCATCCGTCCTGAAGTCGACCGCCGCCACTTCCCGAAGGGTGGGGAC
The window above is part of the bacterium genome. Proteins encoded here:
- a CDS encoding PLDc N-terminal domain-containing protein, which codes for MTSLFGLLVLIADIYGIVQIIQSRADDMKKALWIVLIVLLPLLGVILWYFMGPKKK
- a CDS encoding response regulator, coding for MKTALKPSTDPLNILLVEDNPGDAFLIRQMLEHCRRSVRIGLCQDGAEAISYLHRESFYENAPRPDLILLDLDLPRVDGWQVLNQVKENLQLQTIPVVLLSGSISDMDLHRSCFSLANDFIRKPEDWDHLDIFLKYLESKWIDPFPVGG